A single region of the Pyricularia oryzae 70-15 chromosome 4, whole genome shotgun sequence genome encodes:
- a CDS encoding catalase-3: MPRSSMLGLWASLVWIAQAGCPYADPAALRPREEHTDDYLAQFSVDDQDKFLTSDVGGPIGDQRSLKAGARGSTLLEDFVFRQKITHFDHERVPERAVHARGAGAHGTFTSYGDFSNITSASFLNSAGKRTPVFVRFSTVAGSRGSADSARDVHGFATRFYTDEGNFDIVGNNVPVFFIQDAIQFPDLVHAVKPSPDKEIPTAATAHDSAWDFFSQQSSSLHALFWAMSGYGIPRSYRHMDGFGVHTFRMVADNGESRLVKFHFKTKQGKASLIWEEAQVLSGKNPDFHRQDLWDAIEAGHGPEWEFGVQVVNEEDALRFGFDMLDPTKILPEDLVPVHPLGLLKLDRNPINYFAETEQIMFQPGHLVRGIDFTEDPLLQGRVFSYLDTQLNRHNGPNFEQLPINRPRVTVHNNNRDGSGQNFIHKNIHPYTPSALNEFPKQADDDQGRGFMTAPRRRTQDAALVRELSETFDDHWTQPRLFWNSITPAEQQILVNAIRFETSNIVNTHVRQKVLQQLNRISDELAGRVAQALGMEAPAPEPAFYHENTTIGLSIFGIKLPTIKTLRVGVLASTGNVASLSQAADLKARFMGDGVAVAVLGETQVEGVDVTYSQSDATVFDGIIIAAGAEGLVAKDAPASALFPIGRPQQLVVDSFRWGKPIGLAAASDDSANIFSSLGTTGPGVFSGDDLGVLVTDFKEGLSTYKFVERFPMDS, encoded by the exons ATGCCTCGCTCGTCTATGTTAGGACTATGGGCAAGCCTAGTCTGGATTGCCCAGGCCGGCTGCCCCTATGCAGACCCAGCAGCCTTGCGTCCTCGAGAGGAGCACACGGATGATTATCTAGCACAATTCTCGGTTGATGACCAGGACAAGTTTCTTACATCCGACGTTGGAGGTCCAATAGGGGATCAAAGAAGTCTGAAGGCTGGTGCGCGAGGCTCGACGCTTCTTGAGGACTTTGTCTTTCGTCAGAAAATAACACATTTCGATCATGAGCGT GTTCCAGAACGCGCCGTCCATGCCAGGGGCGCAGGCGCTCACGGCACCTTCACAAGCTATGGTGACTTTAGCAACATCACCTCGGCATCGTTTCTGAACTCTGCTGGCAAGCGGACTCCGGTGTTTGTGCGCTTCTCTACCGTGGCTGGCTCGAGAGGTAGTGCGGATAGCGCCAGGGATGTGCACGGGTTTGCCACGAGATT CTATACCGACGAGGGCAATTTTG ATATTGTTGGAAACAATGTACCTGTTTTCTTCATACAGGACGCTATACAATTTCCTGATTTGGTTCATGCCGTCAAACCCAGCCCAGACAAGGAGATACCAACTGCAGCGACCG CTCATGATTCGGCTTGGGACTTTTTCAGTCAACAATC AAGTTCATTACATGCTCTTTTCTGGGCCATGTCAGGCTATGGAATTCCACGATCGTATCGTCACATGGATGGGTTCGGAGTCCATACGTTCCGCATGGTCGCCGACAATGGCGAGTCGAGATTGGTCAAGTTTCACTTCAAGACCAAGCAGGGCAAAGCAAGCCTGATTTGGGAAGAGGCCCAAGTCCTGTCCGGCAAGAACCCCGACTTTCACCGGCAAGATCTTTGGGATGCTATCGAGGCTGGCCACGGTCCCGAATGGGAGTTTGGAGTCCAGGTTGTCAACGAGGAGGATGCCCTGAGGTTTGGCTTCGATATGCTCGATCCGACAAAGATCCTCCCAGAGGATCTTGTGCCTGTTCATCCTCTAGGGCTTCTCAAGCTTGATCGGAATCCCATCAACTATTTCGCCGAGACGGAGCAAATCATG TTTCAACCTGGACACCTCGTCAGGGGTATCGACTTCACCGAGGATCCTCTTCTTCAGGGCCGGGTGTTTTCATACCTTGATACTCAGCTCAACCGCCACAATGGACCCAACTTTGAGC AACTTCCCATCAACAGACCAAGGGTCACCGTCCACAACAATAATCGCGACGGTTCAGGGCAGAATTTTATTCACAAGAACATCCATCCTT ATACACCCAGTGCCCTGAATGAGTTCCCGAAACAGGCCGATGACGACCAAGGCAGAGGCTTCATGACCGCTCCTCGGCGCAGGACCCAGGACGCAGCGCTTGTTCGTGAGCTCTCCGAGACTTTTGATGACCACTGGACGCAGCCGCGTTTGTTTTGGAACAGCATCACGCCCGCCGAGCAGCAGATTTTGGTCAACGCGATACGATTTGAGACTAGCAACATCGTGAACACGCACGTCAGGCAGAAAGTCCTTCAGCAGCTCAACCGCATTAGCGACGAACTGGCAGGGCGTGTTGCTCAAGCACTCGGCATGGAGGCGCCCGCTCCCGAGCCAGCTTTCTACCACGAAAATACCACTATAGGCTTGTCAATTTTCGGCATCAAGCTGCCCACGATCAAGACGCTCAGGGTGGGCGTCCTTGCCAGCACCGGAAACGTCGCGTCGCTCTCGCAGGCAGCTGACCTCAAGGCCCGATTCATGGGCGATGGTGTCGCGGTCGCGGTGCTAGGCGAAACACAGGTTGAAGGTGTCGACGTCACCTACTCACAATCCGATGCTACAGTCTTTGATGGCATCATCATTGCGGCCGGTGCCGAGGGTCTTGTCGCCAAGGATGCACCGGCGTCGGCACTCTTTCCCATAGGCAGGCCACAGCAACTCGTCGTTGACAGCTTCAGATGGGGCAAGCCTATTGGACTGGCCGCAGCTTCGGACGACTCGGCGAACATTTTCAGCAGCCTAGGAACGACTGGCCCTGGTGTCTTTAGTGGCGATGACCTCGGTGTGCTGGTCACCGATTTCAAGGAGGGGCTGTCGACATATAAGTTTGTTGAGAGGTTCCCGATGGACTCGTGA